A window of Roseovarius sp. THAF27 contains these coding sequences:
- a CDS encoding type 1 glutamine amidotransferase, producing the protein MKIGILMTGHALPDLVESTGDYDAMFADLLGRHGFTFERYDVVDEVYPESPDDADGWLITGSKHGAYEDHPWIPPLEAFIRDIRDAGKPLIGVCFGHQIIAQALGGKVVKFPGGWSVGRTEYQIDGKPMTMHAWHQDQVVELPEGAEVIGHSEFCENAALMIGDTILTIQPHPEFTAHVLQTIIDQRGAGVVPDDQLAEAQASAQTPTDAGAFAERMAAHFRKGA; encoded by the coding sequence ATGAAGATCGGCATCCTGATGACCGGACACGCCCTGCCCGACCTGGTCGAGAGCACGGGCGATTACGACGCGATGTTCGCGGACCTGCTGGGGCGGCACGGCTTTACCTTCGAGCGGTACGACGTGGTGGACGAGGTCTACCCCGAGAGCCCCGATGACGCGGATGGCTGGCTGATAACCGGCTCGAAGCACGGGGCCTATGAGGACCATCCGTGGATCCCCCCGCTGGAGGCGTTCATCCGCGACATCCGCGACGCGGGCAAGCCGCTGATCGGGGTGTGCTTCGGCCACCAGATCATCGCGCAGGCCCTGGGCGGCAAGGTGGTGAAATTTCCCGGCGGATGGTCGGTGGGGCGCACCGAGTACCAGATCGACGGCAAGCCCATGACCATGCACGCCTGGCACCAGGACCAGGTGGTCGAGTTGCCCGAGGGGGCCGAGGTGATCGGGCATTCGGAGTTCTGCGAGAACGCGGCGCTGATGATCGGGGACACGATCCTGACGATCCAGCCGCACCCGGAATTCACCGCGCATGTGTTGCAGACCATCATCGATCAGCGCGGCGCGGGCGTGGTGCCGGACGATCAATTGGCCGAGGCGCAGGCCAGCGCCCAGACGCCCACGGACGCCGGCGCCTTTGCCGAACGTATGGCGGCGCATTTCAGGAAAGGGGCCTGA
- a CDS encoding glutamine synthetase family protein, translated as MAEDWTSGLPEAAQAYLENRRLDEVECIVADLPGIARGKAVPATKFARQEYFHLPDSIFYQTITGDWGEAAGAEGFIERDMILTPDMSTATAAPWTGDWTLQVIHDAYDRDRKPIHFAPRNVLKRVVQQYEKLGLKPVVAPEMEFFLIARNLDPRQEIEPMVGRSGRPAAARQAYSMTAVDEFGPVIDDIYDFAEAQGFEIDGITQEGGAGQLEINLRHGNPVKLADEVFYFKRLIREAALRHDCFATFMAKPIAAEPGSAMHIHHSIIDMETGKNAFSGPQGGETDMFYHFIGGLQEYMPAAIGVMAPYVNSYRRYVKDNAAPINLEWGRDNRTTGIRVPLSKPEARRVENRIAGMDCNPYLGIAVSLACGLLGIKNELRAKPQFRGDAYEGEPDFPDGLGAALDLFDEATELQEVLHPEFARVYSIVKRTEYAEFLQVISPWEREHLLMNV; from the coding sequence ATGGCCGAAGACTGGACGAGCGGACTGCCCGAGGCGGCGCAGGCCTATCTGGAGAACCGGCGGCTGGACGAGGTGGAATGCATCGTCGCCGACCTGCCCGGCATCGCGCGGGGCAAGGCGGTGCCGGCCACCAAGTTTGCACGGCAGGAGTATTTCCACCTGCCCGACTCGATCTTCTACCAGACGATCACCGGCGACTGGGGCGAGGCCGCGGGGGCCGAAGGCTTCATCGAGCGCGACATGATCCTGACCCCGGACATGAGCACGGCGACGGCGGCGCCCTGGACCGGGGACTGGACGTTGCAGGTGATCCACGACGCCTATGACCGCGACCGCAAGCCCATCCATTTCGCGCCGCGCAACGTTCTGAAACGCGTGGTGCAGCAATACGAGAAGCTGGGGCTAAAGCCCGTGGTGGCACCGGAGATGGAGTTCTTCCTGATCGCGCGCAATCTCGACCCGCGGCAGGAGATCGAGCCGATGGTGGGCCGGTCGGGCCGGCCGGCCGCCGCGCGTCAGGCCTATAGCATGACGGCGGTGGACGAGTTCGGGCCCGTCATCGACGACATCTACGATTTCGCCGAGGCCCAAGGGTTCGAGATCGACGGGATCACGCAGGAAGGCGGCGCGGGCCAGCTGGAGATCAACCTGCGGCACGGCAACCCGGTAAAGCTGGCCGACGAGGTGTTCTATTTCAAGCGGCTGATCCGCGAGGCGGCGCTGCGGCACGATTGTTTCGCGACCTTCATGGCCAAGCCCATCGCCGCCGAGCCGGGCAGTGCGATGCATATCCACCACTCGATCATCGACATGGAGACCGGCAAGAACGCGTTTTCCGGGCCGCAGGGTGGTGAGACGGACATGTTCTATCACTTCATCGGCGGCTTGCAGGAATACATGCCGGCGGCGATCGGGGTGATGGCGCCCTACGTCAATTCCTATCGCCGTTACGTCAAGGACAACGCCGCCCCCATCAACCTGGAATGGGGGCGCGACAACCGGACCACGGGCATTCGCGTGCCGCTGTCCAAGCCGGAGGCGCGGCGCGTGGAAAACCGGATCGCGGGGATGGACTGCAACCCCTATCTGGGCATCGCAGTCAGCTTGGCCTGCGGTCTGTTGGGGATCAAGAACGAGCTGCGGGCCAAGCCGCAGTTTCGGGGTGACGCCTATGAGGGCGAGCCGGATTTCCCCGACGGGCTGGGCGCGGCGCTGGACCTGTTTGACGAGGCGACCGAGTTGCAGGAGGTCCTGCACCCCGAGTTCGCGCGGGTCTATTCCATCGTCAAGCGCACGGAATATGCCGAGTTCCTGCAGGTGATTTCCCCCTGGGAGCGCGAGCATCTCTTGATGAATGTCTAG